A single genomic interval of bacterium harbors:
- a CDS encoding DNA alkylation repair protein, with amino-acid sequence MKPSLPRLRDQLHKNADPEKARIYQRFFKTGPGEYGEGDCFIGVLVPQIRKLVKIAVSLPLVQCKKLIISPIHEERMLGVLILVAKFKQSPEPVQKEIFILYTTLFNYINNWDLVDSSAEHITGSFLFHRDQHPLFRWAKSAHLWTRRIAIMSTFHYIKHFEFETTLQLADQLLKDSHDLIHKSVGWMLREIGNRNLMIEENFLKSRYKTMPRTMLRYAIEKFPKRRRKQYLLGDI; translated from the coding sequence ATGAAACCGTCCTTGCCTCGTTTGCGAGATCAATTACATAAGAATGCCGACCCTGAGAAAGCCCGCATTTATCAACGCTTTTTCAAAACCGGCCCCGGCGAGTATGGTGAAGGTGACTGTTTTATCGGCGTTTTGGTGCCGCAAATCCGAAAACTTGTCAAAATAGCCGTGTCCCTCCCTCTAGTCCAATGCAAGAAATTGATTATATCACCCATTCATGAAGAACGAATGCTCGGTGTGCTGATTCTCGTTGCCAAATTCAAGCAAAGCCCGGAGCCTGTTCAAAAAGAAATCTTCATCCTCTATACAACCCTTTTCAACTATATTAACAATTGGGATCTAGTGGATTCTTCTGCCGAACATATTACGGGTAGTTTCCTCTTTCACAGGGACCAACACCCGCTTTTCCGATGGGCCAAGTCAGCGCATCTCTGGACCCGCCGAATAGCCATCATGTCGACTTTTCATTATATTAAGCACTTTGAATTTGAAACAACGCTCCAACTGGCAGATCAACTACTCAAAGATTCTCATGATCTGATTCATAAATCCGTCGGATGGATGTTAAGGGAAATCGGTAACCGAAACTTAATGATTGAAGAGAATTTTCTCAAATCCCGCTATAAAACGATGCCAAGAACAATGCTTCGCTATGCAATTGAAAAATTTCCTAAAAGACGAAGAAAACAGTACTTACTCGGAGACATATAA
- a CDS encoding MATE family efflux transporter, with translation MTASMQQRTQKLGHAPVGRLLFQLGIPGMISMFIMTLYNITDTFWVAKLGPDAIAALTVIFPYQMLLVAIGVGSGAGFSSLIARRFGEGKHEETNHIAGQVFPLTVIFGLLFALVTTFFPRPFLNLLGATSDIFPLAYNYLFFIGFGAGFTFFSMMSNNIFRGSGNTLAPMIFMAVGAILNILLDPFFIFGLAFFPAWGVKGAAVATLISQGCAASLSLFYLLCCSGYRFRLAYLIPHKTILLNIYQVGFPTFIMQTVGSIVMTIANHILGGFGAHAIAANGLVFRLMGLIVMPIAGLAQGLMPIVGYNYGAKKIPRLWRAVKIASISSFAIIGVGYLFLQLFPAFWISLFTRDESFLPLATHAARVATCMLPLMGPPFMWITTFQGLGKGRAAMLISLSRQLIFLLPCILILPRIWGLNGLWISIPVSDLLAFIIAGLWVRKEYQFQIKTEPPATGPTPDTFALTDPAG, from the coding sequence GTATGATATCTATGTTTATTATGACCCTGTACAATATCACCGACACCTTCTGGGTTGCCAAGCTGGGACCTGATGCCATCGCTGCCCTCACTGTAATTTTCCCCTACCAAATGTTATTGGTGGCCATTGGTGTCGGATCCGGCGCCGGATTTTCCTCACTCATCGCCAGACGCTTTGGCGAAGGCAAACACGAGGAAACCAACCACATCGCCGGTCAGGTCTTCCCCCTGACAGTAATCTTTGGCCTGCTCTTTGCTTTGGTGACCACTTTTTTTCCGCGACCCTTCCTAAACTTGCTGGGCGCCACCAGCGATATTTTCCCGCTCGCCTACAATTATTTGTTTTTCATCGGGTTTGGCGCCGGGTTTACTTTTTTTTCCATGATGAGCAACAATATTTTCCGCGGATCAGGCAATACCCTCGCACCCATGATTTTCATGGCCGTGGGTGCCATTTTAAACATCCTGCTTGATCCTTTCTTTATTTTCGGCCTGGCATTTTTCCCCGCCTGGGGTGTCAAAGGCGCTGCCGTGGCCACCCTGATCTCCCAAGGATGTGCTGCATCGCTAAGTTTATTTTACCTGCTTTGCTGTTCCGGATACCGGTTTCGTCTTGCTTATCTCATTCCGCACAAAACCATTCTTCTCAATATCTACCAGGTCGGATTCCCAACCTTTATCATGCAGACTGTCGGCTCAATTGTCATGACAATCGCCAATCATATTCTCGGCGGATTTGGCGCACACGCAATCGCCGCCAATGGACTGGTTTTTCGTTTAATGGGATTAATTGTGATGCCAATCGCCGGCCTGGCCCAAGGACTGATGCCGATTGTCGGATACAATTATGGCGCAAAAAAAATCCCGCGATTGTGGCGGGCGGTCAAAATCGCTTCCATCAGTTCTTTTGCAATCATCGGTGTAGGGTACTTATTTTTACAGTTATTTCCGGCTTTCTGGATCAGCTTATTTACGCGTGACGAAAGTTTTCTGCCCCTGGCAACACATGCCGCACGGGTGGCCACGTGTATGCTCCCCCTGATGGGACCACCCTTTATGTGGATCACAACTTTTCAGGGACTGGGAAAAGGCAGGGCTGCCATGCTGATTTCTTTATCACGCCAACTGATTTTCTTATTACCTTGTATACTGATTCTCCCCCGAATTTGGGGATTAAACGGCCTATGGATTTCAATACCCGTCTCTGATTTATTGGCTTTTATCATTGCAGGACTCTGGGTCCGAAAAGAATACCAATTCCAAATAAAAACCGAACCCCCGGCAACAGGTCCCACGCCGGACACCTTTGCGCTAACCGATCCGGCGGGTTAA
- a CDS encoding HD domain-containing protein, producing MKKTKLNSRAVAKKKNSLKKSISKTKPAKKARPTLDSSARNRIIKLINSSLNIDEVLNLSMKLMEKTLNATASSILLHDPDSDELKFYLATGAKKDMLKVIRMPADKGVAGKSFQTGKTLLIPDASKSSFFYKKVDDKTKFVTKNLIATPLPIKGKRIGVLEVLNKASGTFTQTDMQKLKNMAQEISVAIDNARLYDEVKQAYIQSMLNMAKAEKFRDHDTGLHIERCGEYAVRLAPQLGFEEKELENLRVSMMMHDIGKVAIPDSILLKPGRLDDAEMEIMKTHTTKGAQILGQAPLLQLAIQIATCHHEKWKGGGYPNNFQGENIPLAARLLAIIDVFDALASKRPYKDPFPPEKVKAILLEGRDTHFDPAILDLFIARFDEMLEVHRSMS from the coding sequence ATGAAAAAAACCAAGCTAAACTCCCGGGCTGTCGCCAAGAAAAAAAACAGTTTAAAAAAGTCCATTTCAAAAACCAAACCGGCAAAAAAAGCCAGACCCACCTTGGACAGTTCGGCACGTAACCGCATCATCAAGTTAATCAATTCTTCGTTGAACATCGACGAAGTCTTAAATCTTTCCATGAAACTCATGGAAAAAACCCTCAACGCCACCGCCTCATCTATCTTGCTGCATGATCCGGATAGTGATGAGCTGAAATTCTACCTTGCCACCGGCGCCAAAAAAGATATGCTCAAAGTCATCCGAATGCCGGCGGACAAAGGGGTTGCCGGAAAATCATTCCAAACCGGAAAAACCTTGCTCATTCCCGATGCTTCCAAAAGTTCTTTTTTCTATAAAAAAGTGGATGATAAAACAAAATTCGTTACAAAAAATCTTATCGCAACACCCTTGCCCATCAAAGGCAAACGAATCGGCGTACTCGAAGTCCTCAACAAAGCTTCCGGTACCTTCACCCAAACCGATATGCAAAAATTAAAAAATATGGCCCAGGAAATTTCGGTTGCCATCGACAATGCCCGGCTTTATGACGAAGTCAAACAGGCTTACATACAAAGTATGCTCAACATGGCCAAAGCAGAAAAATTCCGCGATCATGATACCGGACTGCATATTGAACGCTGCGGAGAGTATGCCGTCCGGCTGGCGCCGCAACTGGGTTTCGAAGAAAAAGAGCTCGAAAATTTGCGTGTTTCCATGATGATGCATGATATTGGCAAAGTCGCCATCCCGGATAGCATTTTGCTCAAGCCGGGCAGACTGGATGACGCTGAGATGGAAATTATGAAAACGCATACAACCAAGGGTGCGCAAATACTCGGCCAGGCTCCCCTGCTGCAACTCGCCATCCAGATTGCGACCTGCCACCATGAAAAATGGAAAGGCGGGGGGTATCCCAATAATTTCCAGGGAGAAAATATTCCTTTGGCTGCACGCTTGCTTGCCATTATCGATGTTTTTGACGCCCTTGCATCCAAGCGTCCTTACAAAGACCCCTTTCCGCCGGAAAAAGTAAAAGCCATTCTCCTGGAAGGCCGGGACACTCATTTCGATCCGGCTATACTGGATCTCTTTATTGCGCGGTTTGATGAAATGCTCGAAGTACACCGGAGTATGTCCTAA
- a CDS encoding calcium/sodium antiporter: MTGWIAFLQLIAGGVFLWLGGEGVVRGSASFAMRRGISQLVIGVTIIGFGTSAPELFVSMIAALQGNPDIAIGNVLGSNIANLGLVLGTSALLVPLMISATIIRFEIPLVIFTAGLAWLFSLNGQLSRLEGLCLLGLLVFFLLVMIFRAGKSKPSAVKTADIADTTLLKSVWFDFGYLIIGLAALAGGSKFFVSGASTIARLFGISEFLIGLSIVALGTSLPEMVASIIAIFRNKADLAVGNLVGSNIFNILLILGLVSSITNIPIPSNALAFDFPVVFIFSLLLLPLAFTQKRISRWEGLLLLLLYSGYIGFIIRRG; this comes from the coding sequence ATGACAGGTTGGATTGCTTTTTTACAGTTAATTGCTGGTGGTGTTTTTTTATGGCTGGGTGGCGAAGGAGTTGTGCGGGGTTCCGCTTCTTTCGCGATGCGTCGCGGTATTTCCCAACTTGTCATCGGAGTGACCATTATTGGTTTCGGGACCTCTGCTCCTGAGCTTTTCGTCTCCATGATCGCCGCCTTGCAAGGCAATCCGGATATTGCCATCGGCAATGTTCTGGGATCCAACATCGCCAACCTCGGGCTTGTTCTCGGCACCTCCGCCCTGCTGGTTCCTTTGATGATTTCTGCAACAATCATTCGTTTTGAAATCCCTCTCGTAATCTTCACGGCCGGCCTGGCCTGGCTGTTTAGTCTCAATGGACAGCTTTCGCGCCTGGAAGGACTTTGTTTGCTCGGTCTTTTGGTTTTTTTTCTGCTGGTAATGATTTTTCGTGCCGGAAAAAGCAAACCCAGTGCGGTTAAGACGGCTGACATCGCAGACACAACGCTGCTTAAATCAGTTTGGTTTGATTTCGGATATTTAATCATTGGACTGGCAGCCCTGGCGGGCGGTTCAAAATTCTTTGTGAGCGGCGCTTCCACAATTGCCCGATTGTTCGGCATCTCTGAATTTTTAATCGGATTGTCCATTGTCGCCCTGGGAACATCTTTACCGGAAATGGTTGCCTCAATAATTGCCATCTTCCGGAACAAAGCCGATTTGGCAGTAGGCAATCTGGTAGGTTCAAACATCTTCAACATACTGCTTATTCTCGGTCTGGTCTCGAGCATTACGAACATTCCTATTCCAAGCAATGCCCTGGCTTTTGATTTTCCGGTGGTCTTTATTTTCTCGCTTCTGCTTTTACCCCTGGCTTTCACACAAAAACGCATCTCCCGCTGGGAAGGATTGCTGCTCTTATTACTCTATTCCGGCTATATAGGCTTCATTATACGACGCGGATAA
- a CDS encoding alkaline phosphatase family protein, with the protein MAHVLLLFIDGIGLGQNNPKHNPFAATQTTLGSGTPLYFPLNPSKNAAIVVPTDAGLGISGLPQSATGQSTILSGVNAAALLGHHLPAYPNKRLAQLLAEKGIFTWCREQGFSATFANGFRREYWDMVANGKWRHSATTLSVLGAQGYFRDEKDFEKGAAVYHDITGWSLRHSGKKVPSISVQEAGKRIAQIVKKNHFTLFEYFLTDMAGHRRQWDMAVKLLEELDGFIHNILREINPEQTTVILTSDHGNFEDFSVKSHTNNPVPTIIYGHQGLTLAPSIKSLTDIVPTIQTLLLNRPKRNQPGVQKSI; encoded by the coding sequence ATGGCACATGTTCTCTTACTATTCATTGATGGTATTGGTTTGGGACAAAACAATCCTAAACACAACCCGTTTGCCGCCACCCAAACAACCTTGGGTTCAGGTACGCCGCTTTATTTCCCTCTCAACCCTTCAAAAAATGCGGCAATCGTGGTCCCCACCGATGCCGGTCTCGGCATTTCAGGCCTGCCGCAAAGCGCCACCGGACAAAGCACGATTTTATCAGGTGTCAATGCCGCTGCGCTTTTGGGCCATCATTTACCCGCGTATCCGAACAAACGCCTGGCACAGTTGTTGGCTGAAAAAGGCATCTTCACATGGTGCCGGGAGCAGGGCTTTTCCGCCACTTTTGCCAATGGCTTTCGCCGCGAGTACTGGGACATGGTTGCCAATGGCAAATGGCGGCACTCTGCCACAACCCTTTCTGTTTTGGGCGCACAAGGATACTTCCGCGATGAAAAAGATTTTGAAAAAGGTGCGGCGGTTTATCATGATATTACCGGCTGGTCACTGAGACACTCGGGTAAAAAAGTCCCTTCAATCTCCGTGCAGGAGGCAGGCAAACGTATTGCTCAAATCGTCAAAAAAAACCACTTCACCTTATTTGAATATTTCCTGACCGATATGGCAGGACACCGCCGGCAATGGGATATGGCAGTAAAACTTCTGGAAGAACTCGATGGCTTTATTCATAATATTCTGCGTGAAATCAATCCGGAACAAACGACGGTAATCCTTACCAGCGACCACGGTAATTTCGAAGATTTTTCAGTTAAATCCCATACAAACAATCCGGTGCCTACTATTATCTATGGACACCAGGGTTTGACTTTGGCACCAAGCATCAAGTCATTGACCGATATCGTCCCAACCATCCAAACACTGCTGCTCAATCGCCCGAAACGAAATCAACCGGGTGTACAAAAATCAATTTAA